One genomic window of Actinoplanes lobatus includes the following:
- a CDS encoding GNAT family N-acetyltransferase, whose product MAEVRAATGSDVAAIRDICTRGYRTTYPDLLSPEFIERMLTEFYNAERVTREVTATPPGWLGYQVAEEDGRVVGAAGGGLTAPGVGELFVLYLDPDERGRGLGTLLLDRITDQIRELGATEMWVAALEGNELGIPFYEARGFRPVERRRTYGSTEADNAWSWRFSRGI is encoded by the coding sequence ATGGCTGAGGTTCGGGCGGCGACCGGCTCCGACGTGGCGGCGATCCGCGACATCTGTACGCGGGGCTACCGGACCACCTATCCGGACCTGCTGTCGCCGGAGTTCATCGAGCGGATGCTCACCGAGTTCTACAACGCCGAGCGGGTGACCAGGGAGGTCACCGCGACTCCCCCGGGCTGGCTCGGCTACCAGGTGGCCGAGGAGGACGGCCGGGTGGTCGGCGCGGCCGGCGGCGGGCTCACCGCGCCGGGCGTGGGCGAGCTGTTCGTGCTCTACCTGGACCCGGACGAGCGCGGTCGCGGCCTCGGCACGCTGCTGCTGGACCGGATCACCGACCAGATCCGGGAGCTGGGCGCCACCGAGATGTGGGTGGCCGCGCTGGAGGGCAACGAGCTCGGCATCCCGTTCTACGAGGCGCGCGGCTTCCGCCCGGTGGAGCGGCGCCGTACCTACGGCTCCACCGAGGCCGACAACGCCTGGTCCTGGCGCTTCTCCCGGGGCATCTGA
- a CDS encoding roadblock/LC7 domain-containing protein, whose translation MAQTKQSANLTWLLDDLVERVPTAQQAVVLSADGLMMGASAAMSREDAEHLSAMAAGFQSLAKGASRHFRAGQVRQTVVEMEEAFLFVTAAGQGACLAVLASADADLGLIAYEMAMLVTRVGQTMAAPERSVLTPSDVL comes from the coding sequence GTGGCACAGACGAAGCAGAGCGCGAATCTCACCTGGCTCCTCGACGACCTGGTCGAGCGGGTGCCAACCGCGCAGCAGGCGGTGGTGCTCTCGGCCGACGGGCTGATGATGGGAGCCTCCGCGGCGATGAGCCGGGAGGACGCGGAGCACCTGTCGGCCATGGCGGCCGGCTTCCAGAGCCTGGCCAAGGGGGCGAGCCGGCATTTCCGGGCCGGTCAGGTCCGGCAGACGGTGGTGGAGATGGAGGAGGCCTTCCTCTTCGTCACGGCCGCGGGGCAGGGCGCCTGCCTGGCCGTGCTGGCCTCCGCCGACGCCGACCTGGGCCTGATCGCCTACGAGATGGCCATGCTGGTCACCCGGGTGGGCCAGACCATGGCCGCCCCTGAGCGGTCGGTGCTGACGCCGTCCGACGTCCTCTGA
- a CDS encoding RNA polymerase sigma factor: MDITDDVLIRASVREPEQFAPLFDRHAVAIHRYLARRIGAPADDLLAETFLIAFRRRESYQPVGLEVRAWLFGIATNVLHRHVRQEERHYRALARAAGEQPRPHTDDSADDRVDAVALRADLAAALARLKARDRDALLLLAYAQLSYAEIAAALDIPVGTVRSRINRARKVTRAVLAPLEVDK, from the coding sequence ATGGACATCACCGACGACGTGCTGATCCGGGCATCGGTGCGGGAGCCGGAACAGTTCGCGCCGCTCTTCGACCGGCACGCGGTGGCGATCCACCGCTATCTCGCCCGCCGGATCGGGGCGCCCGCGGACGACCTGCTCGCCGAGACGTTCCTGATCGCCTTCCGCCGGCGCGAGTCCTACCAGCCGGTCGGGCTGGAGGTCCGCGCCTGGCTCTTCGGCATCGCCACCAACGTGCTGCACCGGCACGTCCGGCAGGAGGAGCGGCACTACCGGGCGCTGGCCCGGGCCGCCGGGGAGCAGCCGCGCCCGCACACCGACGACTCCGCCGACGACCGGGTGGACGCCGTGGCGCTGCGCGCCGACCTCGCCGCGGCCCTGGCGAGACTCAAGGCCCGGGACCGCGACGCGCTGTTGCTGCTCGCCTATGCCCAGCTCTCGTACGCCGAGATCGCGGCCGCCCTGGACATCCCGGTCGGGACCGTCCGCTCACGCATCAACCGGGCCCGCAAGGTGACCCGTGCCGTCCTCGCGCCCCTGGAGGTGGACAAGTGA
- a CDS encoding beta-N-acetylhexosaminidase, which translates to MEKLFTIFRVSERTVQLGDVIPRPASVRPVADATFPIVSGTAVSAPPELERVAAHLGLPRAADGAIRLTLDRELPAEGYRLEITADGVTLAGGAPAGVFWGVQTLRQLGPVLPGGVIEDRPRYPYRGAMLDLARHFFTPDEVKAHIDLLVQFKINHLHLHLTDDQGWRLEIPGWPRLTEVGGGPGTGVDGAGPGFLTCAEYADLVAWAADRFVTVVPEIDMPGHVNAVQVAYPELTADGQPVAPRTDAEVGYSSLVAGKEETYAFVEAVLKTVADLTPGPYLHIGGDECMATPPGDYRAFLERVLPIPAAHGKSVIGWHEIAAVDLPENAIVQFWRIEESDEAVARAAASGRRVIVSPADRTYLDMKYDAGSPLGLDWAGHLTVERAYDWDPAERLPGVGEEAILGVEAPLWSETLRSVDDVRYLTFPRLPAVAEVAWSPRGGRDWASFRERLAAFGPRWTAAGINFHRAPEIDWH; encoded by the coding sequence ATGGAGAAACTGTTTACAATCTTCAGAGTGAGCGAGCGGACGGTGCAACTCGGCGATGTTATCCCTCGGCCGGCGTCGGTGCGGCCGGTCGCGGACGCGACGTTTCCGATCGTTTCCGGTACGGCCGTCAGCGCGCCGCCGGAGCTGGAGCGAGTCGCCGCGCACCTGGGCCTGCCCCGGGCCGCCGACGGCGCGATCCGCCTGACCCTGGACCGGGAACTGCCCGCCGAGGGCTACCGGCTGGAGATCACCGCGGACGGCGTGACCCTCGCCGGCGGCGCCCCGGCGGGCGTCTTCTGGGGCGTCCAGACGCTGCGCCAGCTCGGCCCGGTGCTGCCCGGCGGTGTCATCGAGGACCGTCCCCGGTACCCCTACCGGGGCGCCATGCTCGACCTGGCCCGGCACTTCTTCACCCCGGACGAGGTGAAGGCGCACATCGACCTGCTGGTCCAGTTCAAGATCAATCACCTGCACCTGCACCTCACCGACGACCAGGGCTGGCGGCTGGAGATCCCCGGTTGGCCCCGGCTCACCGAGGTCGGCGGCGGTCCGGGCACCGGTGTGGACGGGGCCGGGCCGGGCTTCCTGACCTGCGCCGAGTACGCCGACCTGGTGGCCTGGGCCGCCGACCGGTTCGTCACCGTGGTGCCGGAGATCGACATGCCCGGCCACGTGAACGCGGTGCAGGTCGCCTACCCCGAACTCACCGCCGACGGGCAGCCGGTCGCGCCGCGCACCGACGCCGAGGTGGGCTACAGCTCGCTGGTGGCCGGCAAGGAGGAGACGTACGCCTTCGTCGAGGCCGTCCTGAAGACGGTCGCCGACCTGACCCCCGGCCCCTACCTGCACATCGGCGGCGACGAGTGCATGGCCACGCCGCCGGGTGACTACCGCGCCTTCCTGGAGCGGGTGCTGCCGATCCCGGCCGCCCACGGCAAGAGCGTCATCGGCTGGCACGAGATCGCCGCCGTCGACCTGCCGGAGAACGCGATCGTGCAGTTCTGGCGGATCGAGGAGTCCGACGAGGCGGTGGCCCGGGCCGCGGCGTCCGGCCGGCGCGTCATCGTCTCCCCGGCCGACCGCACCTACCTCGACATGAAGTACGACGCCGGCAGCCCGCTCGGGCTGGACTGGGCCGGGCATCTGACGGTCGAGCGGGCGTACGACTGGGACCCGGCGGAGCGGCTGCCCGGCGTCGGCGAGGAGGCGATCCTCGGCGTCGAGGCGCCGCTCTGGTCGGAGACCCTGCGCAGCGTCGACGACGTGCGCTACCTGACCTTCCCCCGGCTGCCCGCGGTGGCCGAGGTGGCGTGGTCACCGCGCGGCGGCCGGGACTGGGCGTCGTTCCGGGAGCGGCTGGCCGCCTTCGGGCCGCGCTGGACCGCCGCCGGGATCAACTTCCATCGAGCACCCGAGATCGACTGGCACTGA
- a CDS encoding DUF742 domain-containing protein, whose product MTQGRVAPVDCDFDLVAFVVATVPDMPPGQHLQPEHHAIVAAAWEPISVVELASQLDLALGVIRVLLGDLRSAGLISLYEPPAASQPHDVDVLKAVVNGLRAL is encoded by the coding sequence ATGACCCAGGGACGCGTCGCTCCGGTTGACTGTGACTTCGACCTGGTGGCGTTCGTCGTGGCGACCGTGCCCGACATGCCGCCCGGTCAGCACCTGCAGCCGGAGCACCATGCCATCGTGGCCGCGGCCTGGGAGCCGATCTCCGTGGTCGAGCTGGCCTCTCAACTGGATCTGGCACTCGGTGTGATCCGGGTGTTACTCGGTGATCTACGCTCAGCGGGTCTCATCTCGCTGTACGAACCCCCGGCTGCGTCGCAGCCGCACGACGTCGACGTACTCAAGGCGGTTGTCAATGGACTCCGTGCGCTCTGA
- a CDS encoding GTP-binding protein, with protein sequence MDSVRSDRNGSSRIPVALKILIAGGFGAGKTTMVGSVSEIRPLQTEEVLTGVEGADDISGVEGKTTTTVTMDFGRITITEDLQLYLFGTPGQDRFWFLWDELSQGALGAVVLADTRRLADCFPSIDYFEQRGTPFVVAVNCFDEQHRFAPEAVARALDLDPGVPVVLFDARDQVAARNVLIELVEYVARRQLTATARR encoded by the coding sequence ATGGACTCCGTGCGCTCTGACCGTAACGGTTCTTCGCGCATCCCCGTCGCTCTCAAGATCCTCATCGCCGGTGGGTTCGGCGCGGGCAAGACCACCATGGTCGGGTCGGTCAGTGAGATCCGCCCGTTGCAGACCGAGGAGGTCCTCACCGGGGTGGAGGGGGCCGACGACATCTCCGGTGTGGAGGGTAAGACCACCACCACGGTCACCATGGACTTCGGTCGGATCACCATCACCGAGGACCTCCAGCTCTACCTGTTCGGCACGCCCGGCCAGGACCGGTTCTGGTTCCTGTGGGACGAGCTGTCCCAGGGTGCGCTCGGCGCGGTGGTGCTGGCCGACACCCGGCGGCTGGCCGACTGCTTCCCGTCGATCGACTACTTCGAGCAGCGGGGCACCCCGTTCGTGGTGGCGGTGAACTGCTTCGACGAGCAGCACCGGTTCGCCCCGGAGGCGGTGGCCCGGGCCCTCGACCTGGACCCGGGTGTCCCGGTGGTCCTCTTCGACGCCCGCGACCAGGTGGCCGCCCGCAACGTGCTGATCGAGCTGGTGGAGTACGTGGCCCGCCGTCAGCTGACGGCCACGGCCCGCCGTTAG
- a CDS encoding GNAT family N-acetyltransferase: protein MTITTRFATKGDEQSLHDLAARTFGLACPPGTAQADIDAFVAAHLSVESFARYLADPGRTLLLVSVDDHPVGYSMLVQGPIGDPDVAAVVDAPTSIELSKFYLAPERHGGGAAAELMTGTLEAAAKTGAATCWLGVNQQNERAARFYAKHGFEVVGVKRFLVGSEWHDDHIRQRDLSSVHG, encoded by the coding sequence ATGACGATCACCACACGCTTCGCCACCAAGGGTGACGAGCAGTCGCTGCACGACCTGGCCGCCCGCACGTTCGGCCTGGCCTGTCCGCCCGGCACGGCGCAGGCCGACATCGACGCGTTCGTCGCCGCCCATCTGTCGGTGGAGAGCTTCGCCCGCTATCTCGCCGACCCGGGGCGGACCCTGCTGCTGGTGTCCGTCGACGATCACCCGGTGGGCTATTCGATGCTGGTCCAGGGCCCGATCGGCGACCCGGACGTGGCGGCCGTGGTGGACGCGCCGACCAGCATCGAGCTGAGCAAGTTCTACCTGGCGCCGGAGCGGCACGGCGGCGGCGCGGCGGCCGAGCTGATGACCGGCACCCTGGAGGCCGCGGCGAAGACCGGCGCGGCGACCTGCTGGCTCGGCGTCAACCAGCAGAACGAGCGGGCCGCCCGGTTCTACGCCAAGCACGGCTTCGAGGTGGTCGGGGTGAAACGGTTCCTGGTCGGCTCCGAGTGGCACGACGACCACATCCGGCAGCGGGACCTATCCTCCGTCCATGGCTGA
- a CDS encoding sensor histidine kinase, with protein MRSRNWSIRSKIIAMVAVPLSAVLALWIFATSVTAGPANHLLDARESVLTLGDPGMRLIGQLQRERHYSAIYQATTRPSRTELAQERVMTDRLVGEVRTAARKADASEDVTTRVDALLVELDKLGQIRREVDDRKTSYFYTAQDFDRIIEAAFEVSRSAAVFFHDRVDREVRGLISAFRGLEYMSRIDALLAGANAEGRIDAKTRETLILYVGTSRYLINAGVADMPERAKGDYSRLITHPSFVKIDELTNALLAERYAGGPPPVNGVTWQAEYDFVSQEMRDFTMRVVDDVAEDATPYAIDIIGKLAVGALLGLVALGASIYVSVRLGRSIVGRLIRLRRDALELASERLPSVVRRLQRGEIVDVGVETPPLEYGLDEIGQLGHAFNDVQRTAVQSAVEEANVRRGINEVFLNIARRSQTLLHRQLSLLDRMERRETDPQELEDLYRVDHLATRMRRHAEDLVILAGAAPGRGWRNPVPVVDVVRGAISEVEDYKRVDIRSIPTAALFGRAVGDVIHLLAELIENAASYSPPHTRVQVIGQLLPNGYAVEIEDRGLGMSPEALEQTNRRLAEPPDFDPADSARLGLFVVAQLANRHGIRVSLRASAYGGVTAVALIPGDLVTGGPGGGRPSNGSTPGPLVGTGTEDPSRSLAALQWQDSGELKQITTSGRRAAVGDEKPARDGVTVNGHHRAAAELTGPAASTVAAELSAEGLVQRRRTRKQTTPPPAAPPTDVADQTIDLSVLDELAAGLPAAPRAVPRNSGPPALDAPPASDVPDLGVSDLEAPAFEAPDPDAPSTEDVEATVPLPDLSGGATGDDGLPRRVRQASLAPQLRQAPPAEEPPATAPARSAEQARTLMSALQLGTTRGRVDAARAESAAGHAEAPSDVTPDDAATVSLPALPTAGENENAPSGPEVGVSGDHAEGPGENLLLEKDA; from the coding sequence ATGAGAAGCCGTAACTGGTCGATCCGTTCGAAGATCATCGCGATGGTCGCGGTGCCGCTGTCCGCGGTGCTGGCCCTCTGGATCTTCGCGACCTCGGTGACCGCGGGACCCGCCAACCATCTGCTCGACGCCCGCGAGTCGGTTCTCACGCTCGGCGACCCGGGGATGCGGCTGATCGGCCAGTTGCAGCGCGAACGCCACTACTCCGCCATCTACCAGGCCACCACCCGTCCGTCGAGGACCGAACTGGCCCAGGAGCGGGTGATGACCGACCGGCTGGTCGGCGAGGTGCGGACCGCCGCCCGGAAGGCGGACGCCAGCGAGGACGTCACCACCCGCGTCGACGCCCTGCTCGTCGAGCTGGACAAGCTCGGCCAGATCCGCCGGGAGGTCGACGACCGGAAGACCAGCTACTTCTACACCGCGCAGGACTTCGACCGGATCATCGAGGCCGCGTTCGAGGTCTCCCGGTCGGCGGCCGTCTTCTTCCACGATCGTGTCGACCGCGAGGTCCGTGGCCTGATCAGCGCCTTCCGCGGCCTGGAGTACATGAGCCGGATCGACGCCCTGCTGGCCGGCGCCAACGCCGAGGGGCGGATCGACGCCAAGACCCGGGAAACCCTGATCCTGTACGTCGGGACCTCCCGCTACCTGATCAACGCCGGTGTCGCGGACATGCCCGAGCGGGCCAAGGGCGACTACTCCCGGCTGATCACCCACCCCAGCTTCGTCAAGATCGACGAGCTGACCAACGCGCTGCTCGCCGAGCGTTACGCCGGCGGTCCGCCCCCGGTGAACGGCGTGACCTGGCAGGCCGAGTACGACTTCGTGTCCCAGGAGATGCGCGACTTCACCATGCGGGTGGTCGACGACGTGGCCGAGGACGCCACGCCGTACGCCATCGACATCATCGGCAAACTGGCGGTCGGCGCCCTGCTCGGCCTGGTCGCGCTGGGCGCGTCGATCTACGTCTCGGTCCGTCTCGGCCGCTCGATCGTGGGCCGCCTGATCCGGCTCCGCCGGGACGCGCTGGAACTGGCCTCGGAACGCCTGCCCTCGGTGGTCCGGCGGCTGCAGCGCGGCGAGATCGTCGACGTCGGGGTGGAGACACCCCCGCTGGAGTACGGGCTCGACGAGATCGGCCAGCTGGGCCACGCGTTCAACGACGTTCAGCGTACGGCCGTGCAGTCCGCGGTCGAGGAGGCGAACGTCCGGCGCGGCATCAACGAGGTGTTCCTCAACATCGCCCGGCGTTCGCAGACGCTGCTGCACCGTCAGCTCTCGCTGCTCGACCGGATGGAGCGCCGGGAGACCGATCCGCAGGAGCTGGAGGACCTCTACCGGGTCGACCACCTGGCCACCCGGATGCGGCGGCACGCCGAGGACCTGGTCATCCTGGCCGGCGCGGCGCCCGGCCGGGGCTGGCGCAACCCGGTCCCGGTGGTCGACGTGGTCCGTGGCGCGATCAGTGAGGTGGAGGACTACAAGCGGGTCGACATCCGCTCGATCCCGACGGCCGCTCTGTTCGGCCGCGCGGTCGGGGACGTGATCCACCTGCTCGCCGAGTTGATCGAGAACGCCGCCTCCTACTCGCCGCCGCACACCCGGGTCCAGGTCATCGGCCAGTTGCTGCCGAACGGGTACGCCGTCGAGATCGAGGACCGCGGCCTGGGCATGTCGCCCGAGGCGCTGGAACAGACCAACCGCCGCCTCGCCGAGCCACCGGACTTCGACCCGGCGGACAGCGCCCGGCTCGGCCTGTTCGTGGTGGCCCAGCTCGCGAACCGGCACGGTATCCGGGTGTCGCTGCGCGCGTCGGCGTACGGCGGGGTGACCGCCGTGGCGCTGATCCCCGGCGACCTGGTGACCGGCGGACCGGGCGGTGGGCGCCCGTCCAACGGCTCCACCCCCGGCCCGCTGGTCGGCACCGGCACCGAGGACCCGTCCCGGTCGCTCGCGGCACTCCAGTGGCAGGACAGCGGCGAGCTGAAGCAGATCACCACCTCCGGTCGCCGGGCCGCCGTCGGGGACGAGAAGCCGGCGCGCGACGGCGTCACCGTGAACGGGCACCACCGGGCGGCCGCCGAGCTCACCGGGCCGGCAGCGAGCACGGTCGCGGCGGAGTTGAGCGCCGAGGGCCTGGTGCAGCGCAGGCGCACCCGGAAGCAGACCACCCCACCGCCGGCCGCCCCGCCCACCGACGTCGCGGACCAGACGATCGACCTGTCGGTACTGGACGAGCTGGCCGCCGGACTGCCGGCCGCGCCCCGGGCGGTGCCCCGCAACTCGGGGCCGCCGGCTCTCGACGCGCCGCCCGCCTCGGACGTCCCTGATCTCGGAGTGTCCGATCTCGAGGCGCCGGCTTTCGAGGCGCCGGATCCCGACGCTCCGTCGACTGAGGACGTCGAGGCGACCGTACCCCTGCCGGACCTGTCCGGCGGCGCGACCGGCGACGACGGGCTGCCCCGCCGGGTCCGTCAGGCGAGCCTGGCACCGCAGTTGCGCCAGGCGCCGCCGGCTGAGGAGCCGCCGGCCACCGCACCGGCTCGCAGCGCCGAGCAGGCTCGTACGCTGATGAGCGCACTACAGCTCGGTACCACCCGCGGCCGCGTCGACGCGGCCCGCGCCGAATCGGCCGCCGGACACGCCGAGGCTCCCAGCGATGTGACGCCCGACGATGCGGCTACCGTCAGTCTCCCGGCCCTCCCGACGGCCGGGGAGAACGAGAACGCACCATCCGGGCCGGAGGTCGGCGTGAGCGGCGACCACGCCGAAGGTCCCGGGGAGAACCTCTTGCTGGAGAAGGACGCATAA
- a CDS encoding cytochrome P450, with translation MADLDQTLAVALKGYAWLPDLRRRAGGGAVRTRVLGRPAVGICGPSAAQFFYGTGNLERHSALPDLAVRTLFGAGGVQTLEGRAHRRRKALFTSLLMDDGVDRLAELAGEAFDAAAERWRGGPPVRLFDESARVLASAVSRWVGVPLKEREVNALARHCVAMVDGFATVGPRTARALAARRREERRFSKIISTVRAKPRSDTVLSAVAHHTEDGARLDPRVAAVELLNIIRPAIAVAWYLAFAAHAMDMWPRHQSRIRSGNDEYTEAFVHEVRRFYPFAPFLGGRAVRDAFFQGEPIPTGTLVLLDVYGQNHDPELWPEPYAFSPARFLGRETGDFDFIPQGGGDPRTGHRCPGERITVAVLGTLVRRLAALDHYLPPQDTAIDLSRIPALPRDRIQMVVPEYAAIRPVSASRSRVLDGS, from the coding sequence ATGGCTGACCTCGATCAGACACTGGCCGTCGCCCTGAAGGGGTACGCGTGGCTGCCGGATCTGCGCCGCCGGGCGGGTGGTGGCGCGGTGCGGACCCGGGTGCTGGGCCGGCCGGCCGTCGGCATCTGCGGCCCGTCCGCGGCGCAGTTCTTCTACGGCACCGGCAACCTGGAGCGGCACTCGGCGCTGCCGGATCTCGCGGTGCGGACCCTCTTCGGCGCAGGCGGGGTGCAGACCCTGGAGGGGAGGGCGCACCGGCGCCGGAAGGCGCTGTTCACGTCGCTGCTGATGGACGACGGCGTCGACCGGCTGGCCGAGCTGGCCGGGGAGGCATTCGACGCGGCCGCCGAGCGGTGGCGGGGCGGTCCACCGGTGCGGCTCTTCGACGAGTCGGCCCGGGTCCTCGCCTCCGCGGTGTCGCGCTGGGTGGGCGTACCCCTGAAGGAGCGTGAGGTGAACGCCCTGGCCAGGCATTGCGTCGCGATGGTCGACGGGTTCGCGACGGTCGGGCCGCGCACCGCGCGGGCGCTCGCGGCACGCCGCCGGGAGGAGAGGCGGTTTTCCAAGATCATTTCAACGGTACGGGCGAAGCCGCGCTCGGACACCGTCCTGTCCGCCGTGGCTCACCACACCGAGGACGGCGCCCGCCTGGATCCCCGGGTGGCCGCCGTCGAGCTGCTGAACATCATCCGCCCGGCGATCGCGGTGGCCTGGTACCTGGCGTTCGCGGCGCACGCCATGGACATGTGGCCGCGTCATCAGTCCCGGATCCGCTCCGGCAACGACGAGTACACCGAGGCGTTCGTGCACGAGGTGCGGCGGTTCTACCCGTTCGCCCCGTTCCTCGGCGGCCGAGCCGTCCGGGACGCCTTCTTCCAGGGCGAGCCGATCCCGACCGGGACGCTGGTGCTGCTCGACGTCTACGGGCAGAACCACGACCCGGAGCTGTGGCCGGAGCCGTACGCGTTCTCGCCGGCGCGGTTCCTGGGCCGGGAGACCGGCGACTTCGATTTCATCCCGCAGGGCGGCGGGGATCCCCGGACCGGGCACCGCTGCCCGGGCGAGCGGATCACCGTCGCGGTGCTCGGCACCCTGGTCCGGCGGCTCGCGGCGCTGGACCACTATCTGCCGCCACAGGACACCGCGATCGACCTGTCCCGGATCCCGGCGTTGCCCCGGGACCGGATCCAGATGGTCGTCCCGGAGTACGCGGCGATCCGCCCGGTCAGTGCCAGTCGATCTCGGGTGCTCGATGGAAGTTGA
- a CDS encoding M48 family metallopeptidase: MSRNAPPVAARSAIALAGFPVVAGLQLAAVLLLLWTILSVLPGAVALRAGVPLSIATVGALGYETWRALHTRRRTPAGVAVTRGQAPKLWELIDGAAAAAGVRPPDGVTVVADATAALGERTRVLGLIGGRRDLYLGLPLLQALPPARLRAVVAHELAHGSPKLGRWAPLAYRGRVAVGRTAPRISRRNPAGAVLRAYAGFYRRMDAPFSRAQELAADRIAADHAGVADAVAALRDMPALAGMQRLFHAEYVGPGWQAGYVPDDVFGGLLRVLAARPVEMSMLRATEPEPSGPWDTHPPLAERVAALTPRPSPASSDTASAPSSDTASDAAPASASEEPSASEDVSGEPPSSEAADEEKPAEPDEELVPDLPALGRALQAVAFPPRGRTVVSWDECLSFARTTEMEREAEAALAAISRASDAAVPDAAHLLTLVADGRLRAAAGAVFPDTSPEEITARIVDLLGLMLALAALRGGVARWRHSWTGAAEVVAVDGANLNLAELAAAAADPETTEAVRTYLTENGFDLAARADQRASARARVLGGLVNLSADGTRTDLLITDLGLLLVPGLPRGRGVEAKRRLTRIAADGVPAGAEPPVEPDSDQEARRFVPFADVAGVTVLPGRRKGWVLGLRDGGNLSLRPALDADELPGGWAAWDEAVIFLAGTR, translated from the coding sequence TTGAGTAGGAATGCACCACCGGTGGCGGCGCGATCGGCCATCGCGCTGGCCGGGTTCCCGGTCGTCGCCGGGCTCCAGCTCGCCGCCGTTCTGCTGCTCCTCTGGACGATCCTGTCGGTGCTGCCCGGCGCCGTCGCGCTGCGGGCCGGGGTGCCGCTGAGCATCGCCACCGTCGGCGCCCTCGGGTACGAGACCTGGCGGGCCCTGCACACCCGCCGGCGTACCCCGGCCGGGGTGGCGGTCACCCGCGGGCAGGCCCCGAAACTGTGGGAGCTGATCGACGGCGCCGCCGCGGCCGCCGGGGTCCGCCCGCCGGACGGGGTCACCGTGGTCGCCGACGCCACCGCGGCCCTCGGCGAGCGCACCCGGGTGCTCGGCCTGATCGGCGGGCGCCGCGACCTCTACCTGGGCCTGCCGCTGCTCCAGGCGCTCCCGCCGGCCCGGCTCCGGGCGGTGGTCGCGCACGAGCTGGCACACGGCTCGCCGAAACTCGGCCGGTGGGCGCCGCTCGCCTACCGCGGCCGGGTCGCGGTCGGCCGGACCGCGCCCCGGATCTCCCGGCGCAATCCGGCCGGGGCGGTGCTCCGCGCGTACGCGGGGTTCTACCGCCGGATGGACGCCCCGTTCAGCCGCGCCCAGGAACTGGCCGCCGACCGGATCGCGGCCGACCACGCCGGGGTGGCGGACGCCGTGGCCGCACTGCGGGACATGCCCGCGCTGGCCGGGATGCAGCGCCTGTTCCACGCCGAATACGTGGGGCCGGGCTGGCAGGCCGGTTACGTGCCGGATGACGTGTTCGGCGGGCTGTTGCGGGTGCTGGCCGCCCGGCCGGTGGAGATGAGCATGCTGCGGGCCACCGAGCCGGAGCCGAGCGGGCCGTGGGACACCCATCCGCCGCTGGCCGAGCGGGTGGCGGCCCTGACCCCGCGGCCCTCCCCAGCCTCTTCCGATACCGCGTCCGCGCCCTCTTCCGATACCGCTTCCGATGCCGCGCCCGCTTCCGCGTCTGAGGAGCCGTCCGCCTCGGAGGACGTGTCCGGGGAGCCGCCCTCCTCGGAGGCCGCGGACGAGGAGAAACCCGCGGAACCGGACGAGGAGCTCGTCCCCGATCTGCCCGCGCTCGGGCGGGCGCTCCAGGCGGTGGCCTTCCCACCGCGCGGGCGCACCGTGGTCAGCTGGGACGAATGCCTCAGCTTCGCCCGTACCACCGAGATGGAGCGGGAAGCGGAAGCCGCCCTCGCGGCGATCTCGCGCGCCTCGGACGCGGCCGTTCCGGACGCCGCGCATCTGCTCACCCTGGTCGCCGACGGCCGGCTGCGTGCCGCGGCCGGCGCGGTCTTCCCGGACACGTCACCGGAGGAGATCACCGCGCGGATCGTCGACCTGCTCGGGCTCATGCTGGCCCTGGCCGCACTGCGCGGCGGCGTTGCCCGCTGGCGGCACAGCTGGACCGGCGCGGCCGAGGTGGTCGCCGTCGACGGCGCCAACCTGAACCTCGCCGAACTCGCCGCCGCGGCCGCCGACCCGGAGACCACCGAGGCGGTCCGGACCTATCTGACCGAGAACGGCTTCGACCTGGCGGCGCGGGCCGACCAGCGCGCCTCGGCCCGCGCCCGGGTACTCGGCGGGCTGGTCAACCTGTCCGCGGACGGCACGCGTACCGATCTGCTGATCACCGACCTGGGCCTGCTGCTGGTGCCGGGGCTGCCGCGGGGCCGGGGCGTCGAGGCGAAACGCCGGCTGACCCGGATCGCGGCCGACGGTGTCCCGGCCGGTGCCGAGCCGCCCGTCGAGCCCGATTCCGATCAGGAGGCACGCCGTTTCGTGCCGTTCGCCGACGTGGCTGGGGTGACCGTCCTACCCGGACGGCGAAAGGGGTGGGTCCTCGGCCTGCGGGACGGCGGCAACCTGTCCCTGCGCCCCGCCCTCGACGCCGATGAGCTGCCCGGAGGCTGGGCGGCCTGGGACGAGGCCGTCATCTTCCTGGCCGGAACCCGCTGA